A genomic region of Rhipicephalus sanguineus isolate Rsan-2018 chromosome 1, BIME_Rsan_1.4, whole genome shotgun sequence contains the following coding sequences:
- the LOC119404830 gene encoding LOW QUALITY PROTEIN: paired amphipathic helix protein Sin3a (The sequence of the model RefSeq protein was modified relative to this genomic sequence to represent the inferred CDS: inserted 4 bases in 3 codons; deleted 1 base in 1 codon; substituted 5 bases at 5 genomic stop codons) yields MPKDQPIPPNTALLTAYFILSYRAHAAFRKFKCSLHCGLGHKDHGRWIEPVPNIVGQQERISGNPSMEIDSSSCKRLGVSYRALPTNVELPKCSGRTPLCKEVLNDTWVLSPLWHKDSTVVNSRKTRYEKSIYCCEAERSEWDVLVEANKSTILILEAVQTKLQGMGAKERQRFQLGDNLGGSSNVLQQQAIRRIYGDEAADIIERLKRDPVVAVPLVLRRLKAKEEEWRERQKGLNKIWGEQMKKYYLKSLDHQGATFKLNDVKFLSYKSLMNEIKDIYGKRREQIKGGTDEVSAGPHMSLAYLDPFILEDAANLILHHAKQQTGLNKERQKIRQLLHRFIPDLFCLPRGELSDDEVDKDDMQTKDGESQPLNSTPNRWSDDAFPKDGDKGALPTASGDCTGSTDGSSKRSALQMQNLYTDDSYAVFFVNDNWYLFFRLHHLLCERLTKIYRLSKDLAAEEAKERKGRKESAAVALRLKPTSEVEVEDYYRVFLGMVKSLLDGNINGKQYEHALREMFGIYAYTVFTLDKVVQSVVRQLQHIVFHEACQRCTELFAEELRAGGAGGACATAAHRTHLESGYQKKAEQALAEDTCFKIVIYQKESKLTIELIHTKSDREXEKLSEFVDKYLAGEXSMXDNLGDRVTRKPAFLPHNVLGRLQQAKKQEGEAKKLASSANGDVNNKNCNXSACTNDESTNDEVPFAXIQVAMHWGSSVIAGAGKIDLMANSQCKFNLNSYKMVFVARSSSYTYNWRALCRDQLSHRKVFQRMRHNFNKXHXGWLDKNLDIERCRLCEDWLSGLGCVCSXTKCIQPPDCSRLSYRPFRRFRSSPSLH; encoded by the exons ATGCCTAAAGACCAACCCATTCCACCCAACACTGCCCTTCTGACTGCATATTTCATACTCTCTTACAGAGCTCATGCCGCCTTTCGGAAGTTCAAGTGTTCTCTCCACTGTGGACTCGGGCACAAGGATCATGGTAGATGGATAGAGCCCGTACCCAACATAGTCGGCCAGCAAGAACGCATCTCAGGCAATCCATCCATGGAAATCGATAGCTCGTCCTGTAAACGTCTCGGTGTCAGCTACAGAGCACTGCCAACAAATGTTGAACTGCCAAAGTGCAGTGGCCGGACACCGCTTTGTAAAGAAGTCTTGAACGACACTTGGGTCTTGTCTCCGTTGTGGCACAAAGATTCCACAGTTGTAAACTCACGGAAGACCCGCTACGAAAAATCCATTTACTGCTGTGAAGCGGAGCGTTCTGAGTGGGATGTCTTAGTCGAGGCCAACAAGTCGACAATCCTTATTCTAGAGGCAGTACAGACGAAGCTGCAGGGTATGGGCGCCAAGGAACGGCAGCGCTTCCAGCTGGGTGACAACCTTGGAGGCTCATCGAATGTGCTACAGCAGCAGGCCATCCGGCGCATCTACGGTGACGAAGCTGCTGACATCATCGAGCGCCTCAAGCGCGACCCCGTCGTCGCTGTTCCCCTCGTACTGCGCAGGCTCAAAGCGAAGGAGGAAGAGTGGCGTGAGAGACAGAAGGGCCTCAATAAAATCTGGGGAGAGCAAATGAAGAAGTACTACCTCAAGTCGCTGGATCACCAGGGCGCCACGTTTAAGCTGAACGACGTCAAGTTTCTGAGTTACAAGAGCCTCATGAACGAGATTAAGGACATTTATGGAAAGCGCCGGGAACAAATTAAAGGCGGCACTGACGAAGTTTCGGCGGGCCCCCACATGAGTTTGGCCTACCTGGACCCGTTTATTCTTGAGGATGCGGCCAACCTGATCCTCCATCACGCCAAACAGCAGACAGGCTTAAACAAAGAGAGGCAGAAGATCAGACAGCTGTTGCATCGGTTCATCCCAGACCTGTTCTGTCTGCCACGCGGCGAGCTCTCTGACGATGAGGTCGACAAGGATGACATGCAGACCAAGGATGGTGAGAGCCAGCCACTTAACTCGACGCCCAATCGTTGGTCTGATGATGCCTTCCCTAAGGATGGTGACAAAGGTGCACTTCCGACAGCCTCGGGTGATTGCACCGGCAGCACCGACGGCAGCTCGAAACGGAGTGCGCTGCAGATGCAGAATCTTTATACGGATGACTCGTATGCAGTGTTCTTTGTCAACGATAACTGGTATCTGTTCTTTCGGCTGCACCatctgctgtgcgagcgtctcaCGAAAATCTACAGGCTCTCGAAGGACTTGGCTGCGGAGGAGGCAAAGGAGCGCAAGGGCCGAAAGGAATCCGCGGCCGTGGCACTGCGGCTGAAGCCTACAAGCGAGGTTGAAGTGGAAGACTACTACCGGGtgtttttgggcatggtgaagaGTCTGTTGGACGGTAACATAAACGGCAAGCAGTACGAACACGCCCTTCGGGAGATGTTTGGAATCTATGCCTACACCGTGTTCACACTGGACAAGGTAGTGCAGAGTGTGGTGCGCCAGCTGCAGCACATTGTGTTCCACGAGGCGTGCCAGCGCTGCACCGAGCTCTTTGCGGAGGAGCTGCGGGCCGGAGGCGCAGGGGGCGCATGTGCCACAGCCGCACACCGTACGCACCTCGAGTCCGGCTACCAGAAGAAAGCCGAGCAAGCCTTGGCCGAAGACACATGCTTCAAAATTGTGATTTATCAGAAGGAGAGCAAGCTTACGATAGAGTTGATTCATACGAAGAGTgacagagagtgagagaaatTGTCAGAGTTCGTCGACAAATACTTGGCTGGTG TTTCCATGTAGGATAACTTGGGAGACAGGGTGACAAGAAAGCCAGCCTTCCTGCCTCACAACGTACTAGGCCGCCTGCAGCAAGCAAAGAAGCAAGAGGGCGAAGCCAAAAAGTTGGCTTCTAGCGCTAACGGCGATGTCAACAATAAAAATTGCAA CAGTGCTTGCACCAATGATGAGAGCACCAACGACGAGGTTCCTTTCG GCATACAGGTGGCAATGCACTGGGGGTCATCTGTAATTGCTGGTGCGGGCAAAATTGACTTGATGGCGAACAGTCAGTGCAAGTTTAACCTCAATTCGTATAAAATGGTGTTTGTTGCCAGAAGCTCAAGTTACACCTACAACTGGCGGGCGTTGTGTCGAGACCAGCTGTCTCATCGAAAAGTGTTTCAGCGGATGCGTCATAACTTCAACAAGTGACATTAGGGCTGGCTGGATAAGAATCTGGACATAGAGCGGTGCAGGTTATGTGAG GACTGGCTGTCGGGTCTCGGCTGCGTATGTAGTTGAACAAAATGCATCCAACCTCCAGACTGCTCACGGCTGTCCTACCGCCCGTTCCGACGCTTCCGAAGTTCGCCCTCTCTCCACTAG